GTATAAATCGTGGCTCGTACAACTCCTATTGAGCGTTATCGCAACATCGGTATTTGTGCTCACGTTGATGCAGGCAAAACAACGACAACTGAACGTATTCTGTTCTACACCGGTTTGTCACATAAAATCGGCGAAGTACATGATGGCGCAGCAACTACTGACTGGATGGTCCAGGAGCAGGAGCGCGGCATCACGATTACTTCCGCTGCGGTGACGACATTCTGGCGTGGGATGGATGCCCAGTTCGAACAGCATCGCATCAATATCATTGATACCCCAGGTCACGTTGATTTTACCATTGAAGTAGAGCGTTCGTTGCGCGTACTGGACGGTGCGGTCGTAGTATTTTGTGGGGCTTCTGGTGTGGAGCCTCAGTCTGAAACCGTATGGCGTCAGGCAGATAAATATCACGTCCCTCGTCTGGTATTTGTCAACAAGATGGACCGTGCGGGTGCGGACTTTGATCGGGTGGTCAAACAGATCCGTAATCGGCTCGGCGCTACCTGTGTTCCCATTCAACTGAATATCGGTGCTGAAGAAAACTTTACCGGTGTGATTGACCTGATCAAGATGAAGGCAATCAACTGGAATGACGCTGATCAGGGGATGACCTTCACTCATGAAGATATCCCAGAGCATCTGCTCGCCAAAGCCACTGAGATGCGTGAGTATCTGGTGGAAAGTGCAGCAGAAGCCTCCGATGAGTTGATGGATAAATATCTCGAAGAGGGTGACCTCTCCGAAGAAGAGATCAAGCAAGCGCTGCGTCAGCGCACAATCAATAATGAGATTGTGCTGGCGACCTGTGGTAGTGCCTTTAAAAACAAAGGCGTACAAGCAGTTCTTGATGCTGTTATCGAATATTTACCTGCACCAAATGATGTACCTCCCATCAAAGGTCATGATGAATATGACAACGAAGTGGAACGTGTTTCTGATGACAAAGCACCATTTGCAGCTTTGGCATTTAAAATCGCCACTGACCCCTTTGTGGGGACGTTGACATTTATTCGTGTGTACTCTGGGGTACTGGAATCTGGCGCTGCGGTATATAACAGCGTTAAAGAAAAGCGTGAGCGCATTGGCCGTATCGTACAGATGCACGCCAATGACCGTAACGAGATCAAAGAGGTTCGTGCCGGAGATATCGCGGCGGCTATCGGCCTGAAAGAAGTAACGACTGGAGACACTCTGTGCGACCCTGATCATAAAGTGATTTTGGAACGCATGGATTTCCCGGATCCGGTAATTACCATCGCTGTCGAACCCCGTTCGAAAGC
This portion of the Shewanella yunxiaonensis genome encodes:
- the fusA gene encoding elongation factor G, yielding MARTTPIERYRNIGICAHVDAGKTTTTERILFYTGLSHKIGEVHDGAATTDWMVQEQERGITITSAAVTTFWRGMDAQFEQHRINIIDTPGHVDFTIEVERSLRVLDGAVVVFCGASGVEPQSETVWRQADKYHVPRLVFVNKMDRAGADFDRVVKQIRNRLGATCVPIQLNIGAEENFTGVIDLIKMKAINWNDADQGMTFTHEDIPEHLLAKATEMREYLVESAAEASDELMDKYLEEGDLSEEEIKQALRQRTINNEIVLATCGSAFKNKGVQAVLDAVIEYLPAPNDVPPIKGHDEYDNEVERVSDDKAPFAALAFKIATDPFVGTLTFIRVYSGVLESGAAVYNSVKEKRERIGRIVQMHANDRNEIKEVRAGDIAAAIGLKEVTTGDTLCDPDHKVILERMDFPDPVITIAVEPRSKADQEKMGIALQKLAMEDPSFRVETDEESGQTLISGMGELHLDIIIDRMRREFSVECNVGKPQVAYRETIRGSVEAEGKFVRQSGGRGQFGHVWLKLEPLEEGAGYQFVNAVVGGVIPKEYIPAVDKGIQEQMKNGVLAGFPVLDVKVTLFDGSYHEVDSNEMAFKVAGSMGFKKGALLATPVLLEPCMKVEVTTPEDYMGDVVGDLNRRRGLIEGMDDGVAGIKIIRAVVPLAEMFGYATDLRSATQGRASYSMEFLKYAEAPQNVAKAVIEART